A stretch of Gallus gallus isolate bGalGal1 chromosome 2, bGalGal1.mat.broiler.GRCg7b, whole genome shotgun sequence DNA encodes these proteins:
- the KIF15 gene encoding kinesin-like protein KIF15 — MAPGTRDLRDSAVPLLNSPSVEGDAIKVYVRVRPPSEGTALTDGDQGLCLSVLSSNTIRLHSKPEPKIFTFDYVANMETTQESVFSSVAKSIVESCMNGYNGTIFAYGQTGSGKTFTMMGPSDSDNFTHSLRGVIPRSFEYLFFLIEREKEKAGSGKSFLCKCSFIEIYNEQIFDLLDSASAGLFLREHIKKGVFVDGAVEQVLTSAAEAYQVLTMGWRNRRVASTSMNRESSRSHAVFTITVESMEKNNDIVNIRSSLLNLVDLAGSERQKDTHTEGLRLKEAGNINRSLSCLGQVITALVDVGNGKQRHICYRDSKLTFLLRDSLGGNAKTCIIANVHPGSRCFGETLSTLNFAQRAKLIKNKAVVNEDTQGNVSQLQAEVKKLKEQLAQLTSVPSMHDISVSQDAAEKEKKNINYINNFIEAMLFWEKSECEKKNLLERIAQLEDLCAKKEKFIQSNKMIVKFREDHIVRLERLHKEAGGSLLPKEQEDLVSELREELQTLREQMEQHPRIAKYAMENHNLREENKRLRSLQSVKKAQEVDAQTIAELEKAFLQASSTEKNTGGQHVYSSTMLAEGNSLASVEKLKARLLQTQSELATSKQEYEEFKELTKKKHMELESELQSLQKANQHLENILEATKAHKRREVSQLHKLHRETLKNITTPTKAYQLRSRLVPRISPEISDFHSEDFECCKEMMDDIFKEPVPPEMNEQAYEAIAEELKVAQEQLSTMQTKLDEEESKNIKLQQHINKLEHHSAQIQELLSSERNDWSKQREELLEQIKLLEKQFQDAQSKADILTSEVHDLRIVLQSADKELSAVKLEYRAFREKQEKEMSQLSDRHMDVQFKLDSVRLEYEKNLEEKASLQDDYDNLQEVTKFETDQLKQQLEDRRQETEAMKTELCNLLKLLEAEKEHNQKLRLQLQEDKENSKELLKVLEKAQVEKPSSEMLTRCEQQDEKLQKLEQELAAAEEIIVSLKKTNDADKEVVTDLMRQIQELRSSINHKTESIDGLTRELEDINCKYNFVLAAKEESKGIIEDQEKKIEELREALERRQMADNVERDLLCEELHHTSDQLIRLTEASKKHDALLQCAQQDITEKEALIQELREQLDKMTEELEKRKSEYEFKMKQIDSFFVDSSTVTFPQCPKTPPNFDVNLAKILETHEQEIADRRASAITLEHLVHELNEERRAKNDEILRLKEQLNELESLRLEMQVLVENNRNLQSQLTEAQKLSKNSDRKHTDVQQLQEKEEEIAEERLAKNKAMEEMMKIKAELEETKNTLRIRENTCLEMTLEMERTRALELKAFHEKEEIRSKLEETYEERDRIGKEIDLLRKQVDTLAEENGKLLGHQNVNQKIQYLVKLKKDYTKLTEETEKLRAENAFLKETKRCDLCRHHDQL; from the exons ATGGCTCCCGGCACAAGAG ATTTACGTGACTCTGCAGTGCCTTTGCTGAACTCACCCAG TGTTGAAGGGGATGCTATCAAGGTTTATGTAAGAGTACGTCCCCCTTCAGAGGGAACTGCATTAACTGATGGAGATCAAGGCTTGTGTTTATCTGTTCTTTCATCAAACACCATCCGTCTGCATTCAAAGCCTGAGCCGAAGATCTTCACTTTTGATTATGTTGCAAATATGGAAACAACACAG GAGTCAGTGTTCTCAAGTGTGGCCAAAAGTATTGTGGAATCATGTATGAATGGCTACAATGGAACCATCTTTGCATA tggCCAGACTGGATCAGGAAAAACTTTTACTATGATGG GACCATCTGATTCTGATAATTTCACTCACAGTCTGAGAGGTGTAATTCCACGGAGCTTTGAAtacttattttttctaattgaacgtgagaaagaaaag gcTGGCAGTGGAAAGAGTTTTCTCTGCAAATGCTCTTTTATTGAAATCTACAATGAGCAGATATTTGACTTGCTAGACTCCGCTTCAGCTGGACTCTTCCTTAGAGAGCACATAAAGAAGGGGGTCTTTGTTGATGGTGCTGTCGAACAGGTGTTGACGTCTGCTGCTGAAGCATACCAG GTATTAACTATGGGCTGGAGAAACCGTCGTGTAGCATCAACCTCAATGAACAGAGAATCCTCAAGATCACATGCAGTTTTCACTATCACAGTGGAATccatggagaaaaacaatgatATTGTAAACATTCGGTCTTCCCTTCTCAACTTGGTAGACTTGGCAGGGTCTGAGAGACAAAAAGACACTCATACAGAAGGATTGAGATTGAAG GAAGCAGGTAACATAAATCGATCGCTAAGTTGCCTGGGCCAAGTAATCACAGCACTTGTTGATGTGGGTAATGGAAAACAGAGGCACATTTGTTATCGGGATTCCAAGCTCACTTTCCTGCTACGG gattCCCTTGGTGGTAATGCAAAAACATGTATAATTGCAAATGTCCATCCAGGATCCAGGTGCTTTGGTGAAACACTGTCAACCCTTAATTTTGCTCAGCGAGCAAAGTTGATTAAAAACAAG gCTGTGGTGAATGAAGACACACAAGGAAACGTGAGCCAGCTGCAAGCTGAAGTCAAGAAGCTGAAAGAGCAACTTGCTCAACTTACATCAGTGCCATCTATGCATGATATTTCTGTATCACAAG ATGctgctgaaaaggagaaaaaaaacataaattacaTTAACAACTTTATTGAAGCAATGTTGTTCTGGGAGAAATCAGAATGTGAGAAGAAG AATTTACTCGAAAGAATTGCTCAACTAGAAGACTTGTGTGCTAAGAAGGAGAAATTTATTCAGTCCAATAAAATGATAGTCAAATTCCGTGAAGACCATATTGTTCGCTTGGAGAGGTTGCATAAAGAAGCTGGTGGAAGTTTATTGCCAAAAGAGCAAGAAGATCTCGTCAGTGAATTGAGGGAGGAATTGCAGACGCTCAGAGAACAG ATGGAACAACACCCACGAATTGCCAAGTATGCTATGGAAAATCATAACCTCAGAGAGGAGAATAAAAGACTTCGTTCTCTACAATCAGTGAAAAAAGCCCAGGAAGTTGATGCTCAGACTATTGCAGAACTGGAAAAGGCTTTTTTGCAAGCTTCATCCACAGAGAAAAATACTGGAG GTCAGCACGTATATTCTAGCACCATGTTAGCCGAAGGCAACTCACTGGCATCTGTTGAGAAGCTGAAAGCACGCCTGCTACAAACTCAAAGTGAACTGGCGACTTCAAAACAAGAATATGAAGAATTTAAAGAGCTAACCAA GAAAAAGCATATGGAACTGGAATCAGAACTTCAGTCcttgcagaaagcaaaccaGCACCTTGAAAACATTCTGGAGGCGACCAAAGCACACAAACGCCGAGAAGTCTCTCAGTTGCACAAACTACACAGAGAAACTCTTAAG AACATAACTACTCCAACAAAAGCATACCAGCTAAGGTCTCGCCTCGTGCCACGTATAAGCCCAGAGATCTCAGATTTTCATTCTGAAGATTTTGAGTGTTGCAAAGAGATGATGGATGACATTTTTAAAGAGCCAGTTCCCCCTGAGATGAATGAACAAGCATATGAGGCCATTGCAGAGGAGCTCAAAGTGGCACAG GAACAACTGAGCACAATGCAGACAAAGCTggatgaagaagaaagcaaaaatataaaactgCAGCAACATATTAATAAGCTGGAGCATCATTCTGCACAAATACAGGAG CTTCTTTCATCTGAAAGGAATGACTGGAGCAAACAGCGTGAGGAGCTACTTGAGCAGATAAAACTGcttgaaaaacaatttcaagATGCTCAGAGCAAGGCTGATA tattaacAAGTGAAGTCCATGACTTACGCATTGTCCTGCAGTCTGCAGACAAGGAGCTGTCTGCTGTAAAACTGGAATACAGAGCCTTTagggaaaagcaagagaaggagATGAGTCAGCTTTCTGATAGACATATGGATGTACAGTTCAAGCTGGACAGCGTCAG gcTGGAATATGAGAAGAAtcttgaagaaaaagcaagcctTCAGGATGACTATGACAATTTGCAAGAAGTGACAAAGTTTGAGACTGATCAGCTGAAGCAACAGCTTGAGGACAGACGACAGGAAACTGAAGCAATGAAAACTGAGCTCTGT AACCTACTAAAACTCctggaagcagaaaaagaacataATCAGAAACTAAGATTACAATTacaagaagacaaagaaaattcaaa agagCTCTTGAAAGTACTTGAAAAGGCACAAGTGGAGAAACCATCATCTGAAATGTTGACACGATGTGAACAGCAG GACgaaaaactgcagaaattagAACAGGAGttggctgctgcagaagagatTATTGTTTCTTTGAAGAAGACAAATGATGCGGATAAg GAAGTTGTAACTGACTTGATGAGACAGATCCAGGAGCTGAGGTCTTCAATTAATCATAAAACTGAATCCATAGATGGGCTAACAAGAGAGCTGGAGGATATAAAT TGCAAGTATAATTTTGTTCTGgctgcaaaagaagaaagcaaaggaatcATAGAGGATCAGGAGAAGAAGATCGAAGAACTGAGGGAAGCCTTGGAGAGAAGACAAATGGCAGATAATGTTGAG AGGGACCTTCTGTGTGAAGAATTGCATCATACCTCTGATCAGCTGATAAGACTGACAGAGGCCTCTAAGAAACATGATGCATTGCTTCAGTGTGCACAGCAAGAcataacagagaaagaagctttAATCCAGGAACTCAGGGAACAG TTGGACAAAATGACAGAAGAActagagaagaggaagagtGAATATGAattcaaaatgaagcaaatagACAGCTTTTTTGTGGACTCATCTACAGTAACATTTCCTCAG TGTCCGAAAACTCCCCCTAATTTTGATGTGAATTTGGCAAAAATCTTAGAGACTCATGAGCAAGAAATAGCCGATAGGAGGGCTTCTGCAATCACTCTGGAGCACCTGGTACATGAACTGAATGAAGAACGAAGAGCTAAAAACGATGAAATTCTACGGCTGAAG GAACAATTAAATGAATTGGAGAGCTTGCGTTTGGAAATGCAGGTACTGGTGGAAAACAACAGGAATTTACAGAGTCAACTTACAGAAGCTCAGAAACTAAGCAAGAAcag TGATAGGAAACACACTGATGTTCAGCAGCTccaagagaaagaggaggagattGCTGAAGAACGACTGGCAAAG aacaaagcaatgGAGGAGATGATGAAAATCAAAGCAGA ATTAGAAGAGACCAAAAATACTCTGAGAATCAGAGAGAATACCTGTCTTGAAATGACTCTGGAGATGGAACGAACGAGAGCTTTGGAGCTGAAGGCGtttcatgaaaaagaagaaattagatCAAAACTGGAAGAAACATACGAAGAGAGAGATAGAATTGGAAAG GAAATAGATTTGCTGAGGAAGCAAGTTGACACTCTTGCTGAGGAGAATGGGAAATTACTCGGTCATCAAAATGTAAACCAGAAGATTCAGTATCTTGTGAAACTGAAGAAAGATTACACTAAGCTTACTGAG GAGACTGAAAAGCTGCGAGCTGAAAATGCCTTTTTGAAAGAAACTAAACGATGCGACCTATGTCGGCACCACGATCAGTTATAA